CCTCTCCGTCTCAGGGGACACCATGACCACTGCTGGGTGCCTGCACTTCTCACAGGGCCATGGGCCACCCATGAGGACAGGGCTTCCTGGGGAGACATAGTACACAGAGACCAACCAGCCAGGAGCCAGGGCTGAGTCTCTCAAAGCCTCGACATGCAAGGAGAGCCGGGAGCACACAAGGCCCCGGAACAACTTGGAGCAGCTCCTGGAGTACCCGTTTTAGTCATACTTGGGGAAgggattttataaaaataaacacagcTGTACTGCAGAGCCACACTGTCCAGGACGGCACACTTGttactttatttttatgtaatttaattttaattaacttaaatttaaaatgaaaaactcaaGGAGAATAAGGTATTTTTTCCATTAAACATAACTTCTCGTGTTTCATTTCAACTGGTGAAACTTTGACATTCGAATTGAGCTCTGTTATAGCTGTAACATAGAAGATTTTGAAGATGtagtaaaaaaaatgtaaaatacctcaataattattacataatattaaatattatattacATTTTACTTAGATGATAATATTTTTGGTATACTGGGTTAAATCAgagatattattaaaattaattccacctgtttcttttttttttactttttaaaatgtggctactagaaccATTTaaattaagcaacatcatgttccTGTTGCCATGTTTTTCTAGACTAacaaacaacctgcgttatgcagatgacacagccatacttgctgaaagcaaagaggacttgaagcacttactgatgaagatcaaagactacagccttcaatacggattacacctcaacataaggaaaacaaaaatcctcacaactggaccaataagcaacatcatgaaaaatggagaaaagactgaagttgtccaggatttcattttacttggatccataaccaaAGCCCACGGAagtagaagtcaagaaatcaaaagacgtactgcattgggcaaatctgctgcaaaagacctctttaaagtattaaaaagcaacaaagtcaccttgaggactaaggtattccTGATCCAACCCactgtattttcagttgcctcatatgcatgcaaaagctggacaatgaataaggagaactGAAGgatcaatgcatttgaattacgatgCTGgtgaagtgtcatggattgaattgtgcccccccaaaatatatgtgtcaacttggctaggccatgattcctagtattgtgtggttgtcctccatttctgattgtaattttatgttaagaggattaagtAGGATtataacactacccttactcaggtcacctccctgatccagtgtaaacaGAGTTTCCcccgggtgtggcctgcaccaccttttatctctcaagagataatagGAAAAGTAAGCAAgtagagatttggggacctcataccaccaagaaagcagcaccaggagcggagtgtgtcctttggacacgttgtccctgcgcctgaaaagctcctcaaccaggggaagattgtggacaaggaccttcctccagagctgacagagagaaaaagcattcccttggagctgatgccctgaattgggacttgtaacctactagactatgagaaaataaatttatctttgttaaagccatccacttgtggtatttctgttatggcagcactagatgactaagacataaagaatattgaatataaccacggactgccagaaaaacgaacaaatctgtcttggaagaagtacgcatagaatgctcttcagaagcgaggatggtgagactttgtctcttactttcaacatgttgtcaggagcaaAACGTtcaggagaaggatatcatgcttgctagagggtccgtgaaaaagaggaagaccctcaacaagatggattgatacagtgtctccaacaatgggctcaaacatagcaatcgttgtgaggatgatgcaggatcgggcaacatttcattctgtcatacataaggtcgctatgagtcggaaccaactcaatggcacctaacgacaacatgtgGGTCACTACATCTGTATTGGAAAGTGTTGCTCTAGAGCTatgctgtccagtatggtagccactagccacacgtagctatttaaatttaaattcaaattcAGTTCCTCAAGCTCACTCGCCACACTTCAAGTGTTCCATTGCCAcaagtggctagtggctacctagTTGGACCATTTagacacagaacatttccatcatcgaAGAAAGTTCTACAGGGCAGTGCTGTTCTACAGCTAAGTAGAAAACAATTTTACATGCATTTTTCAGCCAAAGcgtaagattttttaaaagtttcactCATCAGTTGATACCTCCAGATCCCCAAGGGACAAGCACACACGTAGGTTCTAAATGCCGGCCACTGTGTTCCTCCACCCTGGGTCCTGCTATGTCCACTTGTACTATTATTTACTAAACGGGTTTCCTGAAATCAACAGTGAATTGACTCTCTTTTTAACTTGATGTCATTATCGGCAATAATTTCCAGGAAATCGCATCAGAGTATCTGGCCCCTGAGTGGACTGGGTGGCGAGGGTGGTAATCAGAGGCAACTGTAAGCATGGACCAGGGTCGGGAGGGGAGGAAGGTAAACCTACTGGCTGAGTTAGTGCCCAGTgaccaggcagcaggctggacaTGGCTCTGACGGGTCAGGGTAGGACACGCTGAGTCAGCTGAAGGGTGGGTCTGGAGGGGACAGCACCCAGGAGAACTGAAGAGATCCCCCAGTGACAAGAGATCAGAGACAGAGCCTAGATTTAAGGGgtggagaagaaaacagaaagggcAGAAAATTCAGACATCTCATTGAACTACCAGGAGCACTGAGTGCTTCACAAAGGTTGTTCTGGGGTCATAAGCCATAGGCCGGAGAGCCCCAGGAGCAGGGTCAGGGACCACCAGGACAGAGACAGACCACTCAGTCCTACAGGTACAGCTGTTCCTAGTCTAGAGCTGGCCTGAGCTGTGCTCTGCATGTGATTTGCATATAATTTGCATGCTGTTCATTTAATGGAAGGCAGCAGAATGGTGCACATGGACTGGGCACCGTTGGGAATCAGAATTGTTCCATGactctccaggcctcagtttcctcatcagaaaTGATAACTCCTATTTTACACATATCCACGGGCTCTTGTGCAGATTAAATGCTACATGCTGGTCTCTCTACCTGGAAGCCGCTTTCCTCTACCTTCTTGCCTGGCCAACTCGTCtcttccttcaggtctcagcttggATAACACCATTTCCAGGAagtcctcccttcccaccccacccgCCTCCAAGTCCAGGTTTCGTAGCCTCCTATTTGTTGTAAAAGTTCCTCAGGCTTCTCCTCACACTCATCACCCTGGATGGTAACTATCAACTTACACAGCTTACACAGCTGCTCCACCATCTGACCATGACCCAGGTCTCCTTTCCATGGCATTTTCCATGCCTGGGATGACGCCTGGTACTGACATGTTATCTAGTTAgctgaatcaatgaatgaatgataatGAGTGAATATTGTGTTGAGTCTGAGGCTCCATGGGATGTCCAGAGGCAGATGCCCAACAGAGAGTTCAAAGTAGAGGCAGAACTCGGAAGAGAAGGGCAAGATGGAGGAGAGATGTGACATGTTTCTCCCTCTGGGCTGCAGTTCCCTAGAGGATCCTGAATGAGGAAGGGATGAAGATTCTATCCCCTGAGCAAGGCTGAAGGCCCTGCAGGAGGGAAGGccagggaagaacatactctttAAATCTTTGAGGGGCTGACCCTGGATGGAGGAAGCAGAGGTATGCCTGAGGGTCACCTGGGAACAGAGCCAGGGCAGGTTGCTGAAGGCTTCAGGAAGGCCAACTTTGCCTCAAGGTGCAGAAGTCTTATAAGTGCCAAAAAGCAAAGGTGGACTGGGCTGCTCTGGGAAGATAAGCTCCCATCACAGAGATATGCAAGCAGCGACTGGTCCTCCACTTGGTAGTGATTCAAAGACCCAACGGGGAAGGGCTGGATTAGATGACGCCTCAGGTCCCTTCTAGCCTGGGAATCAAGGATGGCAGAAGGACAGCCTGGCCATCCCCCGACCCTGGGACGACCCCCTGGAGAGAGCTGCCCCTTGTGCCCTGGGCACTGTCGCTGGTCAGGTCCTGACCACTGGGGAGCCCTGTGCTTGAGAACACATCAACCCTCTCAGCAGGGTCCTATGACTCTTGACAGAGGAACTGGAGCAGCCAAAAGTGTTCTTTGGGATGTTAACCGGCCTGGcagcacaaaacaaaaaaggttCCAAACTTTGGGAAAAGACTAGGGTTCCTTTTCTTGGTGGAACAGCTCATGATATCTCACTGAATTCACTGAACAAGTGGAGAGATGCTGGTAGACAGGAAAGAACTCTTGACGAGGAGGCAGAAAGCATACTTCCAGCTCCACCTCTGCTAGAAACTCGCTGTGGGAGCTTAGACAGGTTTCAtccccctgggcctcagtttccccatctgtgaaatgtgaGCACCTCCCTTATTACTAAGCTCAAAGGAGCTACCCAGTGTGAGATATGGAAACAAAAGTCCTGTAAAGTGTGAGAAACGGTTTTCTCCCTGTTCAACCGCTAAGGAAGAAGGCGATACATCAAGCCAAAGGTGAAGAATTTCTGCTCCCCTCAAGGGCCAGGCCAGCTGCCTTCTCTCTGCAGAAGCTGGAAACCAGGGAGACCTCTCAGGGAGCATAGGGGAGAGGATTCTGAATGCAGGACTGAAGGGGCAGGAGGCAGAAGCTGTGGCCTGGGAGGAAGAGATGGAGCTCTTGGGAGGAAAGCTGGTGGCTGGGAAAGTGGCCGGAGTTCTAGAGAAGTCCTGAAATCCAAGAATTTGAGTGGAGGGCAAACAGACCTGGAGGCTAGGGTTCTTGTGAGAAGGGAGCTGAAAGGGGCAGGGTGAGGACCAGCCTTGGCACTGGAAACAGTGGAAGCCTGGACTGGACACTAGACTCCAAGTGTCTCCTGCCTGGACAAGAGTCTTCAGACCAACCTGTTGGTGTCCACCTGCGCCCTCCAGAGGACTTCCCGCCTGGCCTGGGGGCAGTGCTGTCCCTTCAGGCCCCTCACGCCGGCCCCAGGCCCTGCCCGCCAGTCCTCCAAGGCGCTGGGCCATTCCCGGGCGCCCTCACCTCCACCAGCGGGTAGGCGATCTCGTTGTAGATCTGCTCGGTGAAGTGGTCCACGTAGTAGGCGCCGTCGAAGGTGAACTGTTTGGGAGGCTCGTCGGCGGCGGCCGGGTTCTGGATGAAGCACTGGCCGCGCGCGCAGTCCACCGTCACCACGGGCTGGCAGTTCAGCTCCCGCTCCCGCTGGTTCATGGGGCGGCAGCGCACCACCACCTTCACCGACTCGGAGGCCATGGCGCCGCGGCCGAGGCCCCCCGGGCGCGGCCCGACGTAGCCAACCGGCCCGAGGAAGGCTCCCACCGGCGGGGGTACCGCGGGCGGCCCGGGCCAAGGGGAGTGGCCAGCGCCGGCCACGGGGGGCGGGGCCTGGACGCGGAGGCGGGGCCGCGGCGGGGCAGCGGGACTCCTCGGGGGGCGCCCCAGGGGCGGCGGAGGGGCGCGGGGGCCGCGGGGGAGTCGCAGGGCTGGGGCCGCCGCCGCCTCCTGCGCCCAGGCTCGCCCGCCCCTGAGGCCTGGCCCGGGCGGGGACGTGGGGGGATCCGCGCTGCAGGCGCCGCCGCAGGACCCGAGCCCCCGGAGCCGCCCGCCCGCCTGCACGCCCGCACGCCGCCGCGGCGTTCGCGGTTGCTGGGCAACGCCCCTGGCGTCACAGGCGTCGTCTCCGGAGAACGTTTTCGCCGGGCTGCAGGGAGCGTCGCACAAGAGGCGGTGTCCTCGTGCCGAGCGTCGAGGCTTCCCTGGCTAGACGCGCGCACGCGTGGCCTGCTTTCGAGGAAGGACCGGCAACGGCTTGCCTGGAACGGCCACTGGCTCCGTTATCTTCTCTAATCCTCACACTCACggtccagagaggttaagcaatttgCCTGAGGTTGTCTAGCCAAAATTGGGAGCCCAGGCCCGGCTTCACCACGGAGCTAAGCTAGAGCCAAGAGAGACCTCACGGAGGGGGGGTTAGACCTACTGAGAAAGGCAAAAAGGATCCCGCTGCCCTTCGCCCGCATTCCTGTATTGATTCAGGAGAAGGCTGCCCCAGATCCCACAGCACCCTGGGCAGGGTGAAGCTTCTCTTCTAATGCCACCCCTTGTGTTTTCTAAGagccaaagattttttaaaaagctttgtgAGTCAAATTCTTCTGGCTGAAGAGGCCACCCCTCGCAGCTCAGCACAAGTCCCCCAGCAAGAAGGGCAGCTCTGTCATGGCTCCTTTGAGCTCCCCTCTATGCACATAAACACTGAGTGTCAGCTACATGCCAGGCACGGTGACAGAGGCACTGGGGAGACCACCCAATCCCTACCCTCCTGGAGCCCATAGTCTAGTAGGGGCACTGACATTAGAAACAAAATCCCACAAATGAAAATGATTATAAACTAAAGGTCTGGTTCCATGGAACCAAGGTTCTACCAAGGGAACCTCACCATGAGTGGCGGTCAGGTTTCCTGTGAGTCATTTCTCCTGGATCCCCACTGCCCACCAAGGCCAAGTCCCCTGTGGCAGGGCCCACATAAATTCTACCCTCAGGTCTTTCTGCTCAGATCCCATCTCCAAGGAAACAAATAGGGCTGGCCTAGTGAAGTGGCCTCTGACAGTCAGGGCACCAAATGTGAAGGTTGAGTTAATCAGGCGAAGGGAGGGGACAAGGATGAAACCCGTCCAGTCTGTGCAAAGGTCCCATGGCATGTTGCAGGAATAAAAAGAAAGCCAGAGCTGCCAGAACATAAGGATTTGAGCCTTTTCCCTATAGAAAATACCCTATGAAGATTGAAGCAGAAGAAGAACATGATAAAATCTACCTACCTGATTCTTTCAGGACATCCATCAAGCTAAGGCCCGTCTGGCCCACCACTGGCTCCTCAGCACCAGCTGAAGGTATGTTTGGCAGATAAAAACAAACCAGGCAAACTGAACAAAGACCTCATGTTTCAAAGGAAAAGTCTGTACTAACTAAACAATCTGAAgaaatgtgtttttatttgtttcaagTCCATACAGTAAGTAGGCTACGCAGTGGTGCTGGTttgaacagaaagagaaaactgtGGTGTATAATTAAGACATTGAGGACTTCTGCATACATAGCCCAAAGGCCTTGCACTGCTTGTAAcacgtgctcaataaatgctgtttGAAAAAATGTTAAAGTGCTTGGGGAAGGCTGGTCTCTTCAGTGTGCTGAATATTCCCCACAGCTTGTCtgcaaggaactctggtggtgcaatggttaagcacttggctgctaaccaaaaggttggcagtttgaacccatcagctattcctcggaagaaaagacctggcaatctgctcccataaagactacagccttggaaaccctatggggcagttctactccgtcctacacagttactatgagtcagaatcgactcgacatcacACACCACCACCCTTGTCTGCAGGGATAATTAACACAACCCATCCCTCATTGAGGTAAGCTTTGGCCCTAGCCTTGGCCAGTTATCAGGTCTTCTTAAATGCCCATCACCAACGCTATAATCCAGGGCACTGAATCACCACAGCTCTCTCCTCACCGGTGGAAAGTGAGGCTGGGACCTCCACTCAGGACCAAGGCTTTGCCCAGGGAGGACCTGAACCCAGTAAAAATGGCTGTAAACCTAGTCCTGGGTTCCCAAAGACATTCAATATAAGATTAATGCTATTTCCAATGAAAGGGCCCCCAAAGAACAGCTTCCTTCTATCTCTTAGGACAAGACCTCTCACTTGTCTGGCAAGAAAATCACAAGGTGCTTAGCTAAAATCACGTTCTGGGTGGAAGTTGCAGGCTGGGCACACTGGGCCTGCATTTCCTGGCATACTGCGTTCTCATTGACCGTTTGCCTCCCTGCTTTCTATTCTGTTGGAGCTGCCCTCTTTCTTCCAGGAATACAAAATCCGTTACTTTCAAGGCACTGAACAGTCACATCCCGCTTCCAAATGGGGGACAGGGCATCCCCCAAAATGACCTGGTCCCTAAACTTAACAATTTAGTGGATCCCTATTTGTGGAGTTGATGCTTGGATTTGTCAGTTGCCAGCAGGGCGCACTGCCTTACACTACAGTCATCTCCCTGGACTCCGCTGCCCATTGAGGCCAAGCCTCCTCTGGCAGGGCCCACATCAGTTCTACCTTTGGTTGGTTCTGCTTGGATGCCATCTTCGAGGGAAAAGAAAAGGGGCTGGCCTGGTCAGGTGGACCCTGACACCATGGTCAGCGCCACGTTAAGGGAGATACCAGCATTGGGCAGCTTCCTAAGGCAGCCATCAAACCCCAGACTGCTGGCCCTCCCAGTCAAATGACTAAAGGAAATGAGCCCTCGGTGGTGGGCAGGTCTTGGTGGTTCCTGGGAGTGTGGGCAATGGGATGAGAACTGGGGCATGCCTTCCAAGAAAGCTGGACTCACGATCCCATGGGTTTGGGTGTGGACAAACCAGCCTTCCTAAGCAGTACACAGAGATTCTTTGCTCCATCTGCTGGTTCATGTCCCTTTCTGCATTCAGTGGTAACATATGCCCAggttttgggtggcacaaatcttTGTCCATCCTGCCCTTTCTACACCTTCCTAACCCCCCATTCCTCAGAACTCAAGGTAAGACCCCTTGACCCTCAGGgtcatgtggggaaacaggccGAGTTCTATCTGTCTGCCCCTGCGTCCATGCCCACACATGCTACCGAGTCATCTCTGCACTCTCTCAGGGCAGGGCTGACTCACTGCTCAGGCTTTTGCCCAAAGTGAGGACTCACTCCTGCTTCCCTCAGCACCTCTCCCTCACTTGTCTGGTTTCCTCAGTCAGGATCCCAAGGCCAGCCTACACTTCCATCATGAAAAACAACCTTCCCACCCACCTTGGAAAGCTCTCATCCTAGGAGCAAAGTGGAAGCCCAGAGATGACAGCATCCAAATTCACCCAACAGGATAACAGAAGCCCCTCCTGGAAGCTCAGGAGGTCACATATCCTGCGAGAAGCCAGCAGCTCTCCGAATCTCAGGTGTCCCCCCTCCCACAGGCACTGAAGTGATCTAAGACTGGTCCAAGGGGCTGAGTGATCGGATGGAACTGGTGACCAGCAGGGTGGAAGCAGGCAGAACGGCCTGCTGAGGCCCAGGAGCTGGGGTGAGGCAGGGCCTGCGGGCATGGGGCCTGGCACCTAGCCCAGGCCCTGCAGCTCTGCCTCAGACTTGGCATGGCCCAGGGGCCGGAGAATCCGGGGTGGCCTGCCCTCAGGCCCACAGTCCTGCTCCTCGTAGCCTGGGTTCAGGTGGCCCATGTCCAGGGAGCAGAAGAGGCTGCGCTCTGTGCCTGAGTGGTGCTCTACCAGGGCCTCCAGGCTGGGGAACTCTGCTGGCAAATGCTGCAGGGAGGGGGAGAGACTTCAGCTCCAGCCTCCCTCTCCCCAGGGCTCCCACCAGGTACCCACTACCCCCGTTCACAGATCCTGACCCATTTAAGAGAGGAGGAAACTAGAGCTCAGAGAGGGGACATGTCCTGCTCACAGCAGTCAGACACCATTTGCTCTTTTCCTCCTCCCAGCCTTCAGCCTAGAAGGAAGGACGCGCATCTAAAAAGCCCCACCAGTCCAGCCCAGTCCCTCAAAACCTGAGGTCAGGGTGACTCTAGACCCAGTCAGAGGCTGTGTGAGCTTAGGCAAGCCCTTGCCCTCTCCGAGTCAGTTTCCTCCTCTCCTGAAAGTTGGGCTAGGGCGTGGGAAAGCCGGGATCCCTATAGAAGTGGGAGGCATGACCCCTGACCCCAGACTCTCTGAAACCACCTCCCGAGAGTTGGGCCCTCGGGGAGGCGGCACCATCCTCGAAGAGCCTTCAGGTCAGGGCAaagatggggggcggggggcctGAAGGCCAGTAGAGGCGGGGCCAGCAGGGCACACTGGCAAAGGAGAGCTATGTAAGGGGCAGGGCCAGAAAGAGCCAATGAGACAATCAGGGGCTCAGAGGAGGCTGACTCAGGACCTCTGCAGACAAGGGTGGGGCATAAAGGCATGGGAGCAGGGCCAAAGACAGAGGCGGAGCCTGCATTCTTACCTCCACGCAGTAGCGGCCCAGGTGGTTCCGGAAGACCTGGTGAGATACCACGCCGCACTGTGTCCGCACCGACAGACACCACTGGCCAATTGTGCCCGGCTCGGGCCACAACAGGAAGGCCCCGAGCACATCTCTCCGCAGCAGGGTGAGGGCACACTGCCTAGACagacagggcagaggctgagggtggGACCCCCAGTCTGGGCCCAGCCTCTGGGCAATGGACGTAACAGCTCCAACAGCACCGAGGTGGCCCGAGGATGAAACGCAATTGTGTGTCATGTAAATCTGACCCAGAGTAGGCCTTCAGTAAAAGGAAGCTTTTCAAAACTAAAATGTTTCTAAGGAGTCTTTCAATTTGCTAACTCCTAGACCCAAtcaggaatattttttaaaatgaggcgTTTGCCCCTACGCGTACTCTGGAGGCCAGGAAGGGCCTAGGCTTCCTGGGAGTTCAGAGCTGACATTTAGGGAGCACTTGCCCTGTAGAACAGGCCAGGTGCTGAGGGCTTCACCTGAACTGCCTCATTTAATCTTTTCTACAGCCCTTCAATAAAGGCCCTTTATTGTCCCCTGTTTacatatgtggaaactgaggcacaggtggTGAAGTCCCAGGCCTGCAGTCAGCGACGTTGGGAGGAGTATGCCCGTCAGGGCCTTGGGGGAGCCCACAGCCCCTGTCTCTGCCCACCCAAGAGCCTGGGCCCTGGCCAGGCCAGGTCCCTCCTACCTGGAGATGCCAGCAAAGGCCCAGATGTTCTCTGTCAAGCTGCCCTCGCTCTCCACCAGGCACGTGGAGCCGCTGGGACCCCACGGCCATGCCTCCCACGCTGCAGGGACTATGGAGGCCACCCAGGAAGGGGTCAGCAGGAGAGGGGCCATCTCCCCATGCCTGCCCGCCCCACCCCCACAGGCCCCATCACCCCCATGCTTGTCTCCTCACCAAGCTCCCTCCCCCTTGCCCCTTAGGCACACACCCAGTTCCCCAAAAGACACCCCCCACAGCTGTACAGTCACCTACGCAAGCCCTGGGGCAGACAGGCTGCATGCACTCCTGCACGCAGGCACCTATCCGAGGGGCGGCATAGCCTTGCAGAAACACACACTCATGCCACCCTCTCTTCCAGGCACAGATGCATACAGGCATGTGTCCCAGGTGCCCATGGGGCAGCCATGCTCCTCCACACGTGTGTCCTTGCATGCACCCACACTCACAGGCCTCCCGAGCCGACAGCTGCAGCTGAGTCTCATAGGTACAACCGCGGTAGGCCCCCGAGCGGATCACTTTGCTGCGAATGGCCTTCTTGCGAACCAGCGTGGGCGAACAGTAGGGATTCCCCAGGCGGGCATGGCGGGTGCCCCCACGGCCTTCCACCTCTAGCAGCTCCTTCTTCAGGCACCGAGAGGAGCCATGTAGACAGGTGGGCAGACTCAGGCTCAGCTATGTGAAACCCCCTCCACTGAAGTCCAGCTCCCCCATGTGCTCCTCAGGGACCCCCCAAGCCCCTCACCCAGCTACCCTGCCCACTGCCCACTCCCTAGCTGGGATGCTGCATACCCCACTGCCTGCCGGCCTTTCTGCTGGCAGCCGCCGGAAGGACACCAGTGCATGGACGCTCTGTGAAAGCTGATCACGGCCGAAGGGCTCCCGTAGTAGGCCAGGGTGGCCCCCAGGGCTGGGCAGTGGCTTCAGGGGCACATCCCCTGCAGGCCCCGGGCAGGGGTCTGGCTGTGCCCGCTCCTCAGGGTGCTGCAAGAGGTAGGCCAACTGGAAGGAGCGGCAGAGGATCAGGTGCAGGATCTGGACCTAGGGAAGGGTGGGAGGTGGCCTCAGCTGGGAGAGACCTCCTGGGGAATTCCTTAGGCATCAACCCACTCTCCAAGAGCACATGGCTAGCCCCTTGGCTAGGGATGCGCCTCCTCATTCTT
This DNA window, taken from Elephas maximus indicus isolate mEleMax1 chromosome 3, mEleMax1 primary haplotype, whole genome shotgun sequence, encodes the following:
- the SH2D5 gene encoding SH2 domain-containing protein 5, giving the protein MQKAGAGGRRASDCGPAPHRPRCITKFAQYVGSFPVDDLNTQESVWLVQQQLWALKDCPRRRAVILKFSLQGVKIYSGEGEVLLMAHALRRILHSTWCPADCQFAFMARNPRSPASKLFCHLFVGSQPGEVQILHLILCRSFQLAYLLQHPEERAQPDPCPGPAGDVPLKPLPSPGGHPGLLREPFGRDQLSQSVHALVSFRRLPAERPAGSGKELLEVEGRGGTRHARLGNPYCSPTLVRKKAIRSKVIRSGAYRGCTYETQLQLSAREAFPAAWEAWPWGPSGSTCLVESEGSLTENIWAFAGISRQCALTLLRRDVLGAFLLWPEPGTIGQWCLSVRTQCGVVSHQVFRNHLGRYCVEHLPAEFPSLEALVEHHSGTERSLFCSLDMGHLNPGYEEQDCGPEGRPPRILRPLGHAKSEAELQGLG